In Lolium rigidum isolate FL_2022 chromosome 7, APGP_CSIRO_Lrig_0.1, whole genome shotgun sequence, the DNA window TTAGTGTGTTCAACCATTTGTTAttgcactttatgtcatattgttGCTTTGAATCAGGGGAAGGATGCATATCTGTATCTTTAAGAGTGCTCTTTATTGTGTTCTGCTGAGTTACGATTAAGGGTTTCAGAATTATGAATTTATGATACGTGTTTGTTGGTCTTGCATGATCTGAATGTGGAAACTTGCCAAACCTGAAAATTTTAGTATTAAGATGTAATtagtttgagatttttttttctgCTCGGAACGATGTTATACTGGTGATAACTGACATAGAAGTGAACTAGCTAGTGCCATTAGGCCTGCCAATCATTCAGTAGTACTAAATAACTATGGCGTAACTTCTGCTGAACACTCATTGCACACCTAGGTACCCTGTCATTCCAACTGTCCTAACAAGGGTCCACTGGTGGCGGCTTTGTTTGGATGAAGCTCAGATGGTAGAGTCCAGCAAAACTTCTGTTACTGAGATGGCAATGAGGCTAAATGCGCAACACCGCTGGTGTATCACAGGAACTCCAATACAGCGCAGGCTTGATGATCTTTTCGGCCTTCTACGCTTTCTCAGGACAAGCCCATTTGACACATACAGGTGGTGGGTGGACATTATTAGAGACCCATATGAGGTACATTGACTGCCAGCGCCATCTGTGAGCAGTGAGCATTTAATACATCTTTATTAAGCCTGTATGTTTCTCTAACTATTGCCAAAAGAGTAAGCACCATGATGTATTTACCATTCTTAGAAATATTAATCACTCAGTGAAAGAACTTGCACAGATGTCAATGATGGTGAAGATGGTGTAGTGAGGCACTAATGGCCTATTAACCTAGGATGATATGAGTTTTACTGTTAGCTCATAAGCTAATTGCTTATCTGTAGGTTCTTATACGAAAACAACATGGATAATGAGCATATATTTAAGAACTGTACAATCTGATTAAAGAATGTCAATCTTAGTGTCATTTGCTGACTCACCTAGCTTTTGTAACATTCATTTCTTGAGATAGTTAAAATAGTCCATTTCCTCATTTCCTTGCTGAATTGAACTGCAGAAAGGAGATATGATAGCTATGAATTATACACACAAGTTCTTGAAGGAAATCATGTGGCGCTCCTCTAAAATTCATGTCTCGCGGGAATTAAAGTTGCCTCCACAAGAAGAGTGTTTCTCGTGGCTCATTTTCTCGTCAATTGAAGAATATTTCTATCAGAAGCAGCATGCAACTTGCATGGACCATGCACATGAAATTATTAGACGTTTAAGAAATGATGCCAACAGAAGGGAACCAACATCAGGTACTTTGTCCATTATATAAGCTATTTTCTGAATCTAGTTGCTAGATTTATACTGCAGGGACAGGATTCAACGATTCCGTTTCTTTTCTGCTGCTTGCTTTATTTTTGTGTTTGGATGGAAATAATTATAAAGCCTGAACAACATGTATCACAGAAACACAATATACAAGAGAATGATGCAAAGATCTgcatcttctctctctctctctctctctctctctctctctcatgccaCGCCAATGAGATAATTTCTGGCTGAGATTTCCATATTTTCCATATCTGCACTTGGACAAAGAAACCATGTGTACTCCACACGATAAAGGGTTCTGTTGATGAGCACAAGTTTGCCTTCGCCGTGCTGTTGTGTTATCCAGTTGCTGTAGCAGATATCACGCTATAAAACTgtattaaaaaaatctgaaaactgTTTTAACCTTTTGTCGTTTCTTGTAGATTCAAATGCGTTATCAAATGTGTACCTCTCCAACAATGACACTGCCAAACTTCTAGTTCCACTGCTCAAGCTTCGGCAAGCCTGTTGCCACCCACAAGTGGGGAGTTCTGGTCTCTGCTCTCTGCAACGTACTCCTTTGTCAAtggatgaaattttaaaggtgaaTGACTAATGCTTTTACCTCCCCTATTGGCAGGTATTTTTTAAATGTTATTTTGTGCTTAAAGTTGTTGATTATCCTTTTCTACCCAGGTACTTATTGGTAAAGCaaaagttgaaggggaggaagaACTTAGGAAAGTAGTTGTTTCCCTAAACGGTCTTGCTGGAATCTCTATCATCGAACAAAAGAACCAAGAAGCTATCTCTTTGTACAAAGAGGCACTAGATTTTGCTCGTCAAAATATTGATGATTTTCGTGTTGACCCTTTGTTGAATCTTCATATCAACCACAATCTTGCGGAGCTGCTCAGGACTAGTTCTGAATATTTACAAGAATGCCCACTGAAAGTACAAACTTCTGTTCTCTGCTACaaacgaaaaagaaaagaaactagCCCTGCGCATTCAGAGCTATGTGGCATAAAGCGAAATAAAATATCTGAGAACAGTGGCTCAGATTTGGCAGCTGATGGTGCTGAAACCTCTGAGGACATAAATATTATTGGACAAGCATCCACAAGTGTAGAGTTGGATGCAGAGAGCAATGCGGGATGCCACTCATCATCTGAATGTTTTGCTGATGGTTGTTTGAGAAAGACATGCAACACACTGAAAGAAAAATATTTATCAGTTTTtactacaaagttactaatagcacAAAAGGATTTCAGCGCATCGATGGAAGAGGTTGGTCTCGTCacttttctgttatttttgtggTTGCAACTTGCAACGAGTAATCTTGACCCATGTCTCCTTTTCTTCCTTGGAATATTCTATGTATTGTTGTAACATTCTTCTGTGTTTTCTTTTTGATCTTGCTTATCCATGAAGTTTGACTCTACTCTAGTTCTTACAGTGTTCTGGATTAATTTCATCACTGTTTTCTGATGAGTTTGTGCCTCTAGGTCACCACTCTTAATAAAGAACTACAAAATCAGGGTATGCATTGGTGGCTATACGCTTTAGATTCCATTGACAAGAATAAGGAGTCCGCCGATGAGCTACTTAAGAAGGTTGATAGTTTTTCCACTAAGAGCAGCACTGGCTTGGGTACAGCGGGAATATCGTCCAGGTCAGCACAGAACTTTGTTCGGTTTGTTCTCCTTGCAATTTATGGTGGTTTCATTATTTTATTTAGGAACTTATAGTGGTTTAACTATCTAGGAATGAGTATCGCAAAATTCTTATCTTTTTAGTAGTTGATAGATAACTTGGTTGTTTTGTTCTATGCATAGGGTTCAAACTATTGCTGGCTTGAAGTATACCATTCAATCTGGTATTGATTCCCTGCAAGGTTCAAGGCAGCAATTAATGATTAGGCTTTTGGAAATAGATAAAACAATGGATAACCCAAGGGATGAAGACATTGAGGGTCAGAGATATTGTCCGAAGTGCTATGATGGTACTGGTTCTTTGTGCATGCAGTGTGAACTAGatgagcagtttcaggtaatcttGTATGCTCGTGCTCTTTAATGTATTTCTGATTAAATGAAATTAATCATGTATTTCATCACTTCTAGGGGTATGAGGCACGGCTCTTTGTTGTTAAGAAATCAAACAATGATTCTGTTATTGCTTCAATAGATGAAGCACAGGATTTGCAAAGACGAAAATATGAGTTGAATCATTTCTTCCGTAACAAAAAAGCTAATGAAGgatctgaagttggcggtgacAATAAAAATCCAAGATCTGCTCGGGAAAACATACAGGTGACTTTTACTCTTATCTTTATCCAGATGATTGTCGTGTCTTCTATGTGTACATATAAttctgtactccctccattccatagtTCTTGTCTTCCATTTGTAATGAGTATTGTCAGCTGTGACTTCATTTAATTATGCATTGACAGTTCTTCTAGGATATGTTACACCTTTCCATTTTTGAAGAAGCTAGAATACCCTTTATTTTACCCTGTTAGAGTTCATCCATCTTAGTAATACCGGGTATCCCTTTTTTCCTTCTAGAAACTTACGCCCAAACCTGTCTAAGTTGGCTTTTATATCCCTCTACAGATTTTTCCTTGCGCGGCTATTAGTTGTTAGTGCTAGTTTGGTAAAGAAAGAGTATATTTTGTTCCATTTTGTGGCAACGTTGTTCGTTTTACCAGTAGCATTTAACATCTTGCATGCCTACATATAAATTACGTAATCAAATGCTCATGCGGTCTGCGTTAGCCTTTCAAAGTCATATTGTATGTTTTTCATTCCTAAGTCCTAACCATCTCACTCTTTTTTATAAGCTGTTTTTTCGAACTAATTTCTTTCAGCTTATCCTTCTCTCTGCAATACTAGATTCTTTCTAATAATGTCTTAGTTTCATGAttcatactacctccattccggAAAAGAAGgcgtatactccctccgttctgatttagtctacattctagaaaaaataagacaaactagcattgcatttattagtactacttagatatgtgaacaaccaatccaagctacattgaaaataccAACGTCCAATAAAGAGAGCAAAGCCACTTCGTTTTTAgggttgttgttgactaaaagctagaatgtagagtatttgagAACAAATTTTGAGGCTAGAATGTAGAATATTTCAGAAAAGAGGGAGTACATATTTTCTAAAGCCAAAAggtgtaaagtttgaccaaacttgtaGAATAAAGTATTAACATTTACAAGAcctaacaaacatgatatgaaagtATATTGCCTGATGtatctaatgatactaattttgTTTTATAGATGTTGATAATTTTTTCTATAAGCTTAGTCAAACTTTAAGTTGTTTGACTTTCAGAAAAATTTATGCGCCTTCCTATTttgaatggaggtagtatatcaTAAACAGTTAAACACGGGCATAAATACATCACTGGACCACTGTCAGATATGATTTAATTTAACTTCTATCTAATTTAAGTTAGCTAGAAATGCCTTTTCTAGTGTCAGCTATCTTCAATTAAATCTGGATTTAAAGAAACCAAAAATGATCAACTATTTACCTgttattattatccttttattgaaCATTATTTATAATGCTTCTTAAAATACATTATTATAGTCTTATATGCTCCTTCCCTTTACAGGTCTACAGGCATCCTTCCTGGACCGAGACTGCCCTGAAGGCTGTTCGGACCCACTCAAAGAAAGTACTTGGAAATCAATATGCTGAAGTTGCAAAGAAACATTTGCTTCTTTTTGAGGTACGCCAGTGTGTATATTGCCACCTTTTCTTCTCGCATGCTTGAGATTGCCATTTCAATGGGCATTGGTGAATTTTAGCACTGCACATTTTATACTGTAGCACAAGAAATATCAAATACAAGAAGCAGATGATTGGGAAAAATGAGTACCTTTTTCTTGAAAGTGAAAAGTGATATTTTGTTGTGTAATGATTTTTAATAAGAGGAATAACTCTTTTTTTCGCCAATACTACTCAGCCTCTTATCAGTGTAAAACGTGTTATATCTAGTTTGATGATCGATTGCATTTGGTAATATCTGAGAAAACATCAAGGTGACATAATGAAACTATGAAAGAGAACTACAGGGGAGACCCCTACACTATAATTAGGAACTAAAATTCGCGTCCATGGTACTTGTACCCAGGTGGTGCATCCACTCCCCCAACCAAGTGAGCTAGGTTCACTTCCTACATCAAGCGGACATACAGGCCAATCTACTTAATTAGCCATCATTTTGGAAATCCTGGCATATCTCAAACCTTAAAATATTGCTTACCCAATGGTCTGTATATTTAGTTTAAAAATATGAAGGTTGAAAACATATTCTGAGCTAGGATATTCTCTGACCATGATTGTTAATTTAGGCAATGCGCAAGGAGTTTTCTCTTGCAAGGAGTTTGTCAATTTGTCAGAACCAATTACTGCGTGCTCATGATGAGATCAAGATGTCTATCTCGCGGCTGCAGCTcaaagaggatgatgatgagccCAGTGCTGTCAATATTGTAACCAGAGAAGAGCTCATACCATACAACGTACAATTCACGAGTGACAAATTCTTAGCTCTTGCATCTTTAGCTCGTATAAGAGGCCAACTTCGGTACCTGAAGGTAAAATAAGCAACACTTGTGCTGTGCTGTTTACTTGATATTCTGTTCTGAAATTCTCTTCCTGAAAGCCTATTTTCCGTCCGGATAACTTCTAATCATTTAGTTTAAATCTACTATGTTCCCATTATCTGTTTCAGCGAGTTCTTTTATAGATGTTGATCACATTTCCATGTACATTTAGGGATTGAAGCTGCCCAAGTCAGGCAACACTGCTGATACAGCAGCTTCTTTCGCTGCCACAGGGCAAACTGGTTCTGAGATTCTTGAGCAATGCCCAGTTTGTCAGGAGAAGATTCTTGAGCAAAAAATGGTTTTCCAATGTGGGCACTCCATGTGCTGCAAGTGTGAGTACCCATGTTTTCTCAAGTTTATTTACAAGTGATACTGTATGTAGTTTTGCTTAAATTTACTTCAGTTGAAGAATAGCATTAACTGATGCAGTTAATGCTTGTGGCCCTCTGCTTTTGGCTGTTCTGTTGTAAAGATATAATTTCTCTCCCTGTTTGCTTTACTATAGATTTTGCTTTATCAATCTTTTCATGACATCTTGGCAAACCATTGATTTTATTCATGACATATGTCCTTTTGATGTATAATAAACTCTGTCTTCACTGAATTTATCTCCTCGATGCTCTCAGGTTGTTTGTACCTGACAGAACGAGCTGCTGGgaggcaccaaaaatggattatgTGCCCTACGTGCCGTCAACGTACTTATCTTGAGAATGTTGCTTTTGTGGTTGAGAAACAGAGTGAAAATGCTGATAAACAAGCCGAGGATTTGGCAGAAAGCGCTATTTCTGTCCAAGGGTCATatggaacaaaggtttcatttgTTTTTCTTTACTTATGATCATTCTTTCTGTTGCATGTTTCAAATCTGTTCTTTCTGCCAATTTGTCTCCTTGTAATAATTTAACATGGAAGGCGGCAGGTAATGCGCTCTGGTGCAACAAGTAACCTTTTGCGCTAACCTAACTTTCTGTAAAAATGAGTTGCTTGTTGCTTGATTCTTGGCCAAGCTACATGGTTTGCTATGCAACTGATGTAAATGTCATTACTCGGCTGCACTTCATTTTTTCTTGCGGAGCAGTTCTTGCGATTTTGAATTACTGGTTCATAGGTCATGTACCTCACTGAGTTCTCCAACAGTTTTGTTTAATTAGGGCAATAATTGATTTAATCTTTTTTCGTTTCTTGAACTAAGATTGAAGCTGTAACAAGAAGGATTTTGAGGATCACTTCAACTGACGGAGCAGCCAAAATACTTGTTTTTTCAAGTTGGAATGATGTTCTTGATGTGTTAGAGCACTCCCTTGCTGCTAACAATATCTCTTATGCTCGGATGAAAGGAGGACGGTGAGATATTTGTTGCCAAGGGCATACATGCTTTAATTGTCTCACTGTGCTTAGCACAATAATGTTATGAAATTTGATTCTCATCATTTTCTTTTTTCATGTTCGCTTCCAGTCCTTGTTAGTTGTTATTTAGCGAAGTCTTTCGTATATGCTGATCTTATGGACATTGCAGTCGCTTAATGGAAGTTCATTTTCCTTCAGAAAATCACAAGTGGCGCTCTGTCAATTTAAAGGTCAGGCATCCAGTATAAAAGGAGAGAAAGTGAAGAATGCAGTTCCCAAAATGCGGCATGTTCAAGTATTGCTAATGCTTATCCAACATGGCGCAAACGGTCTGAATCTACTGGAAGCACAACATGTGATTCTATTGGAGCCATTACTAAACCCATCAGCTGAGGCACAAGCTATCAGTAGGATCCATAGAGTTGGGCAAGACAAGAGCACATTTATACACCGGTTTGTAGTAAGCACCATGTCCTATGCTCATTTATTTTATGTAAAGTATGCTTGGAAAAATATTCTGAATGCATTATTGATGTCAGGTGAAGAAAACAATAGAAGATAGCATCTACAGAATGAACAGGGGTAGAGCTGTCTGCTCCACGATCAACCGTAAGTCAAAAAACTTCAAAGACGAGCTTGCTTTGACGCTGAAGGATGTCGAGTCACTATTTCCTGTGAAAGCACCTGATCAGCCTCCAGATGAGGAGAGCCAAAATCATGGCGATAGCATGCGGAGTCTGCCTCCATCTGTTGCTGCGGGGTTGGCTGCTGAAATGAGGGCTACCAATGGAGCGACATGATAACCACCATCAAGTTAACAGAAATTGTCTTGGTCTGAATGGAAATTTCAGTGCTCTGAAAGCTCAAGGCGTCCAACTTCAGACCACAGAGGACAGCAATAATTTTAGATGAATGGATATGATATGGTCATGAAGTTGCCGCATCACAAGAATCTGTGATGACCGATAGAATGGCGTGGAACACCGGAGCCAGTGAGGCTgtgaaggtgtaggtttagggaaGCGATAAGTTTGTAACATAGGCTCGTTAGTTTGACATTAGGATGAGCAACTTAGCATGTAACATGGCCCATCTCATGTTGCTTCTTTATTATGGTAATTCTGCCATGACAGCTTACTTCTGTTGTACAATGTTTATGAAGGCAGCATGTATAGTTTTTGTTTTATAGAAGTAATAATGCAACATGCACAGTTTTCCTTGCTTGTGGCATATTTTAGCTTCTGCACCCTGGGCACGCCCAACTTGTGACTGCAGCTTGCGTCGAGTATTCGGCTGTGCAAGCCGACAGGGTAAATGGGCAACAGTGTCTTATGTCTTGCTTCCTTGATTTGGTTTGCCGTTTTTCTTCTGAATTTGTCTTCCTATCGTTTTTCTTCAGAAGTTGTCATGTTGTCGTCGAGTGCACCTACGTGGAAGAATTAGACATGTATTCTCCACAGCACAAAAATAACCATATCTGTTGGGGCCCTTGCCCCCTAGTTTAAATTATGTGGTTTCCGTGTTTCCCTCATCCCAGATGAGGTAAAGACCAGTCATCCTAGATGCAAATATGTTTACAAGAAAACTGCCAATGAGTAGCAGTCAGTTGGCTTAGCAGATACTTCTGGTTATTttaataaaaagccgtgtgcatcatgtgatgcagaggctggggctatgctccctTATCGAAGAAAAAAAATAAGACAATAGATTGATTTACACCAATCACCGCCATGTTAGTTCACACAGCCTTAACTAAGATGTTAGTTCCTAAGAAGCATGAGCATGCAAACTTGCGATATGTCAGGTTGCCTTCTTTGTTACTGATGAATGTAGCTGATAGTCTATCAGCTCCTCCTACCCTGGGGTATGGCCACTTGTGAACTGTGACTGCCGTTCTGTGGCTGTGAAAGTTGATCAGCACAGCAAAAGTGAAGAAATGGGCGTGCCAAATAAACTATATCTGTTGGTATGTTTCCCTTTGAACATCTAAGGGCCTCTTTGTTCAAAGGAATTTAATAGGTTTTGTCGAGAATTCTGTTGCGAGTATTGGAAAGCATATGTTTTTTTCTTACGATCTACTTTGCATGTAATTGTGAAGGAAAAAATTCATAGTGTCCAGCCTCAtagaaaattatctttgtttcaaTCATAACTATAATGTGCACCTAATCTTTCGGAAAAGAAAAATCCTGTACTTTTCCTATAGCACAGTCCTGCTATGTTCATCTTTGTTTCGATGATTAATAACATAGATTACTCATTTCTATGTTTTCAGATCCAACATGGTATATTCTCTTCCACGATTTTCCGGTTACCTTGTTCTAAAAGTTCTTTGAACCAAATAGACAGTAAACGTGTTTTCGTGAGATGATTGTGTCTGCAAGACCCAGTCGTCCGTGTTGCCATCATGCACGATGCATGTGCTGGGCCAAAGACCAGTCGTCCTGGATGCAAATGTTTCCTAAGAAGATTGTCTCCGAGCAGCTAAATTAGTTGTCTTGGCAGATGCTCCCCACTTGGGACACAACTTGTTGGGGTGCACTGTTAAATTATTAGTTGTTTCCTCAATGTTTCCTGAGAAGATTGTGTCTCAGCAGTTGTTTCCTAAGAAGATTGTGTCTCAGCAGTTAGCTGTTTTGACAGATGCTCTACCTTGGACGAGTTGATGGCGAGCAGGGCACGGTGCACTGCACAAGGGAACAGTTAAAGGTATAGTAGTTTCCTGAATGATAATTTATTCGCTATAGGCTGAAGAATATGGCTAAATATTTTTGCAAGTGAAGAATATGGTTAAATTGTCACTCCCTCTATTCCATATTAATTAGCTCTGATGATTTGGATAtacatctagacatattttataaATATATATTTAAATCAGCGATAACTAATAACGGATGGAGTAGTTCGCTGAGTGCTTATCAACTCATTTCATTAGTTATAAGCATTGCGCCTACGGTTAAAGTCATGTGCCAGACGACTTCCGTGACTTGATAGAAAAGTGGCACGCGTTAATTTGCCCTTCTCCTAGCCTCTAGCTTGCACTGTTAAAAAAACATTACTGTACTACTCCACTATATATATGCATCAACTAATGGTAGTTATTAGTAGATTAATCGTAGTGGTAACATCATGACTGTGTAACCCATATTGCAATGGATTTGTGCAGGAGACCGAGCCACGACTGACGACCATGTATGAGACAGCAGGGGCGTCGATGAGCTCACCCCGTCGCGTCACGGCGATGACCGGCGATGACGACTCGACGTCGCCTTGCGCGCGCGCAGGGACACATATTTGGCCGGGGCCCGCCTGCGCGCGCCTAGCCCTCCATGTTCCGCGCCACTTCCTCGCTCTCTATCACCTCTTACTTTTCCCCCCAACTTCCCACCGCGCACAGCATAGCGCACCAATAAAAACTACTCTAGGGCGAGGACACCCTACCTAACTGCTCTACGCCCGGCCGGGAGTGCAGCTTTGCTAGCTCGCTTGCTTGGTCCTCATACCAGCATGACGTcttgcggcggaggcggcgatgATGGTGGCGCTCGCCCAACGCCGGCGGTGGTCTACGACGACCTGGTCGAGGTGCGTGAGCACGCCGCGGCGTTGCAGAACATGTTGCAGGGTTCGTCCAGCGTGGCGGCCGCGGACGCGGGGGAGCTGGTGAAGGAGATGATGGGCAGGTTGTCGAGCGCTATGTCGGTGCTGGGCACCAGTGGA includes these proteins:
- the LOC124670047 gene encoding E3 ubiquitin-protein ligase SHPRH-like; translation: MNDAVPSVALRVRVEVTDQAFAACESLLEVARHPWRKSLMNVMAWVRPEVTTSATIYGMDGLVPPVDGGAGCDFPPKSDSQFDLAAFYEAVKPSTDAGLLEEELPDLLPHLRPYQLRAANWMVQREKGSAAVSSPYEGYVHPAPYCVPVDFINKKSRMFYNPFNGNVSLQPEPSPPYVSGGILADEMGLGKTVELLACIFAHRSTLSMECSVSQNRKELDRISRQKRDRIECICGAASESSAYKGIWIQCDICDAWQHADCVGYTPKEDLTFDDDNMLSNCEKGTVKSKRRRRATYSIAETEESYICAVCLELAEAAQTTIFSRATLIVCPSPILAQWHSEITRHTRPGSLNIRIYEGARNLDSASNQRNDLIEISTADVVLTTYDVLKEDLSHDSDRHDGDRRFLRFQKRYPVIPTVLTRVHWWRLCLDEAQMVESSKTSVTEMAMRLNAQHRWCITGTPIQRRLDDLFGLLRFLRTSPFDTYRWWVDIIRDPYEKGDMIAMNYTHKFLKEIMWRSSKIHVSRELKLPPQEECFSWLIFSSIEEYFYQKQHATCMDHAHEIIRRLRNDANRREPTSDSNALSNVYLSNNDTAKLLVPLLKLRQACCHPQVGSSGLCSLQRTPLSMDEILKVLIGKAKVEGEEELRKVVVSLNGLAGISIIEQKNQEAISLYKEALDFARQNIDDFRVDPLLNLHINHNLAELLRTSSEYLQECPLKVQTSVLCYKRKRKETSPAHSELCGIKRNKISENSGSDLAADGAETSEDINIIGQASTSVELDAESNAGCHSSSECFADGCLRKTCNTLKEKYLSVFTTKLLIAQKDFSASMEEVTTLNKELQNQGMHWWLYALDSIDKNKESADELLKKVDSFSTKSSTGLGTAGISSRVQTIAGLKYTIQSGIDSLQGSRQQLMIRLLEIDKTMDNPRDEDIEGQRYCPKCYDGTGSLCMQCELDEQFQGYEARLFVVKKSNNDSVIASIDEAQDLQRRKYELNHFFRNKKANEGSEVGGDNKNPRSARENIQVYRHPSWTETALKAVRTHSKKVLGNQYAEVAKKHLLLFEAMRKEFSLARSLSICQNQLLRAHDEIKMSISRLQLKEDDDEPSAVNIVTREELIPYNVQFTSDKFLALASLARIRGQLRYLKGLKLPKSGNTADTAASFAATGQTGSEILEQCPVCQEKILEQKMVFQCGHSMCCKCCLYLTERAAGRHQKWIMCPTCRQRTYLENVAFVVEKQSENADKQAEDLAESAISVQGSYGTKIEAVTRRILRITSTDGAAKILVFSSWNDVLDVLEHSLAANNISYARMKGGRKSQVALCQFKGQASSIKGEKVKNAVPKMRHVQVLLMLIQHGANGLNLLEAQHVILLEPLLNPSAEAQAISRIHRVGQDKSTFIHRFVVKKTIEDSIYRMNRGRAVCSTINRKSKNFKDELALTLKDVESLFPVKAPDQPPDEESQNHGDSMRSLPPSVAAGLAAEMRATNGAT